Proteins found in one Parasteatoda tepidariorum isolate YZ-2023 chromosome 7, CAS_Ptep_4.0, whole genome shotgun sequence genomic segment:
- the LOC107457077 gene encoding uncharacterized protein: protein MKTTILLLLALFALGNTQDDCSEDRVEERVFDCLGNIMVNLLSGVHTEEETCAEVKTMQNCLETVIDECLDDEQRVEVDKELQQFTDMLGTNCPISDGKDAAEACAEENKDYIMECLTENQLNAIAQFGSNSNLNENRFKCTLYSLIADCVTQRVGEKCGDTARDLVREELNDPPQEIKEACDAADDIVLTDFESLLTKKKK from the exons ATGAAAACGACAATTTTACTCCTTCTGGCGCTGTTTg CTTTGGGCAACACTCAAGATGACTGCAGTGAAGATAGGGTTGAAGAAAGAGTTTTCGACTGTCTGGGGAACATCATGGTTAATTTGCTCTCTGGTGTTCACACTGAAGAGGAAACTTGCGC gGAAGTGAAGACTATGCAGAACTGTTTAGAAACAGTCATTGATGAGTGTCTTGATGACGAACAAAGAGTTGAAGTTGACAAAGAATTGCAGCAATTTACAGACATGCTTGGAACTAACTGTCCAATTTCAG aTGGCAAGGATGCTGCTGAGGCTTGTGCCGAAGAGAACAAGGATTATATAATGGAGTGCTTAACAGAAAATCAGTTGAATGCAATTGCGCAATTTGGAAgcaattcaaatttgaatgagAATCGTTTCAAATGCAC ATTATACAGCCTGATTGCCGATTGTGTAACTCAACGCGTAGGAGAAAAATGTGGAGATACAGCACGTGATCTAGTTAGAGAAGAATTGAACGATCCACctcaagaaataaaagaagcttGTGATGCTGCCGATGATATTGTATTGACTGATTTCGAATCTTTGCTTACGAAGAAGAAGAAATAG